Proteins from a genomic interval of Syngnathus typhle isolate RoL2023-S1 ecotype Sweden linkage group LG15, RoL_Styp_1.0, whole genome shotgun sequence:
- the foxi3a gene encoding forkhead box protein I3-A produces the protein MWAVPQSISADAESLRTGVACVHHHCHDILGASLPSPPAGAPASGFGFTRLQRLQSSARGFSAACLRPELGRESREERPHVGAGFYDFQNAFLAGGPWYSVENMLSLARPPYSYSALIAMAIQSAPLQRLTLSQIYRYVSTHFPFYSRNKAGWQNSIRHNLSLNDCFRKVPREDNNSGKGNFWTLDPNCDKMFENGNFCRKRKRKTDTATSTKKRSKSSSSWPKCPGAEFPATSDQHISSRPPESTRVPDEPSLLPPQGLVSSPGPVVPQLDTCSSSSRHASTMFVPCSQSAPTHFFPSLYADSETACTPPLGFQEERPAEFDFVRSQLLGHLMNDLSLDSLVLHQGL, from the exons ATGTGGGCGGTACCTCAAAGTATAAGTGCAGATGCCGAGAGCCTGCGGACAGGTGTCGCGTGTGTTCATCACCATTGTCATGACATCCTTGGTGCCTCTTTGCCATCTCCCCCAGCAGGAGCTCCAGCCTCTGGCTTTGGATTCACACGACTTCAGCGTCTACAGTCCTCCGCCCGAGGCTTCTCAGCAGCGTGCCTCCGACCGGAGCTTGGCCGCGAGTCCAGAGAAGAGCGGCCTCATGTCGGAGCTGGCTTCTACGACTTCCAGAATGCCTTCCTAGCCGGCGGGCCCTGGTACTCGGTGGAAAACATGCTAAGTCTGGCCCGCCCGCCGTACTCCTACTCGGCCCTCATCGCCATGGCCATTCAGAGTGCGCCCTTGCAGCGGCTGACACTAAGCCAGATCTACCGCTACGTGTCCACGCACTTCCCCTTCTACAGCCGAAACAAGGCCGGTTGGCAGAACTCCATCCGGCACAACCTGTCGCTCAACGACTGCTTCCGGAAGGTTCCACGGGAGGACAACAATTCGG GCAAAGGGAACTTCTGGACTCTGGACCCAAACTGCGATAAGATGTTTGAAAATGGCAACTTCTGccgcaagaggaagaggaaaaccGACACGGCGACTTCCACCAAGAAACGAAGCAAGTCCTCGTCCTCTTGGCCCAAATGTCCCGGCGCCGAGTTTCCCGCCACGTCGGATCAGCATATCTCATCTCGGCCTCCCGAGTCCACGCGGGTCCCGGATGAGCCCTCGTTGCTTCCTCCTCAGGGGCTTGTCTCCTCACCAGGACCCGTGGTGCCGCAGCTGGACACCTGCAGCTCTTCTTCTCGTCATGCCTCCACTATGTTCGTCCCTTGTTCTCAGTCTGCCCCTACTCACTTCTTCCCGTCTCTGTATGCGGACTCGGAGACCGCATGCACGCCTCCGCTGGGGTTCCAGGAGGAGCGGCCGGCGGAGTTCGACTTCGTCCGGTCTCAACTCTTGGGCCACCTCATGAATGATCTGTCCCTTGACTCGCTGGTTCTCCACCAGGGACTCTGA